In a single window of the Equus quagga isolate Etosha38 chromosome 7, UCLA_HA_Equagga_1.0, whole genome shotgun sequence genome:
- the CAMLG gene encoding guided entry of tail-anchored proteins factor CAMLG isoform X2, whose product MEPMNVATDSGDRPGAPAGSGLSASQRRAELRRRKLLMNSEQRINRIMGFHRPGSGAEEESQTKSKQQDSDKLNSLTIPSVSKRVVLGDSVSTGTTDQASGVAEVKGTQLGDKLDSFIKPPECSSDVSLELRQRNRGDLTADTVQRGSRHGLEQYLSRFEEAMKLRKQLISEKPNQEDGNTTEEFDSFRIFRLVGCALLAFGVRAFVCKYLSEKKIKTTVLTAALLLSGIPAEVINRSMDTYSKMGEVFTDLCVYFFTFIFCHELLDYWGSEVP is encoded by the exons ATGGAGCCGATGAACGTCGCTACTGACAGCGGGGACCGGCCCGGGGCCCCGGCGGGCTCAGGCCTGTCGGCTTCCCAGCGTCGGGCCGAGCTGCGGCGGAGAAAGCTGCTCATGAACTCGGAACAGCGCATCAACCGGATCATGGGCTTTCACAGGCCCGGGAGCGGCGCGG aagaagaaagtcaaacaaaatcaAAGCAGCAGGACAGTGATAAACTGAACTCCCTCACCATTCCTTCAGTTTCAAAGCGAGTAGTGCTGGGTGATTCGGTCAGTACAGGAACAACTGACCAGGCGAGCGGTGTGGCCGAGGTAAAGGGGACTCAGCTGGGAGACAAATTGGACTCTTTCATTAAACCACCTGAGTGCAGCAGTGACGTGAGCCTTGAGCTCCGGCAGCGGAACAGAGGGGACCTGACAGCGGACACTGTTCAGAGGGGTTCTCGCCATGGCCTAGAACAGTATCTCTCCAGATTTGAAGAAGCAATGAAGCTCAGGAAACAGCTGATTAGTGAAAAACCCAATCAAGAGGATGGAAATACAACAGAAGAATTTGACTCTTTTCGAATATTTAGATTGGTGGGATGTGCTCTtcttgcctttggagtcagagcTTTTGTTTGCAAATACTTG agtgaaaagaagataaagacaaCGGTGCTAACAGCGGCGCTTCTGTTATCTGGAATTCCTGCTGAAGTGATAAATCGATCAATGGATACCTATAGCAAAATGGGCGAAGTTTTCACAGATCTCTGTGtctactttttcacttttatctttTGTCATGAACTGCTTGATTACTGGGGCTCTGAAGTACCCTGA
- the CAMLG gene encoding guided entry of tail-anchored proteins factor CAMLG isoform X1, whose amino-acid sequence MEPMNVATDSGDRPGAPAGSGLSASQRRAELRRRKLLMNSEQRINRIMGFHRPGSGAEEESQTKSKQQDSDKLNSLTIPSVSKRVVLGDSVSTGTTDQASGVAEVKGTQLGDKLDSFIKPPECSSDVSLELRQRNRGDLTADTVQRGSRHGLEQYLSRFEEAMKLRKQLISEKPNQEDGNTTEEFDSFRIFRLVGCALLAFGVRAFVCKYLSIFAPFLTLQLAYMGLYKYFPKSEKKIKTTVLTAALLLSGIPAEVINRSMDTYSKMGEVFTDLCVYFFTFIFCHELLDYWGSEVP is encoded by the exons ATGGAGCCGATGAACGTCGCTACTGACAGCGGGGACCGGCCCGGGGCCCCGGCGGGCTCAGGCCTGTCGGCTTCCCAGCGTCGGGCCGAGCTGCGGCGGAGAAAGCTGCTCATGAACTCGGAACAGCGCATCAACCGGATCATGGGCTTTCACAGGCCCGGGAGCGGCGCGG aagaagaaagtcaaacaaaatcaAAGCAGCAGGACAGTGATAAACTGAACTCCCTCACCATTCCTTCAGTTTCAAAGCGAGTAGTGCTGGGTGATTCGGTCAGTACAGGAACAACTGACCAGGCGAGCGGTGTGGCCGAGGTAAAGGGGACTCAGCTGGGAGACAAATTGGACTCTTTCATTAAACCACCTGAGTGCAGCAGTGACGTGAGCCTTGAGCTCCGGCAGCGGAACAGAGGGGACCTGACAGCGGACACTGTTCAGAGGGGTTCTCGCCATGGCCTAGAACAGTATCTCTCCAGATTTGAAGAAGCAATGAAGCTCAGGAAACAGCTGATTAGTGAAAAACCCAATCAAGAGGATGGAAATACAACAGAAGAATTTGACTCTTTTCGAATATTTAGATTGGTGGGATGTGCTCTtcttgcctttggagtcagagcTTTTGTTTGCAAATACTTG TCCATATTTGCTCCATTTCTTACTTTACAACTTGCATACATGGGactatacaaatattttcccaag agtgaaaagaagataaagacaaCGGTGCTAACAGCGGCGCTTCTGTTATCTGGAATTCCTGCTGAAGTGATAAATCGATCAATGGATACCTATAGCAAAATGGGCGAAGTTTTCACAGATCTCTGTGtctactttttcacttttatctttTGTCATGAACTGCTTGATTACTGGGGCTCTGAAGTACCCTGA